Proteins co-encoded in one Ananas comosus cultivar F153 linkage group 15, ASM154086v1, whole genome shotgun sequence genomic window:
- the LOC109721363 gene encoding 40S ribosomal protein S29 has product MGHSNVWNSHPKNYGPGSRVCRVCGNPHGMIRKYGLMCCRQCFRSHAKDIGFIKYR; this is encoded by the exons ATGGGGCACTCTAATGTATGGAACTCCCACCCTAAGAACTATGGCCCAGGATCTCGAGTTTG CCGGGTTTGTGGGAACCCCCACGGAATGATTCGGAAGTATGGGCTTATGTGTTGCAGGCAGTGCTTCCGTAGCCATGCCAAGGATATTGGCTTTATTAAG taCCGCTGA